A window of Bacillota bacterium contains these coding sequences:
- a CDS encoding ABC transporter permease — protein sequence MSAEKSSGKLTLIEHWMLSLAIAKKNAKIYYLKPPVLIFGLLFPVFMFLAFAVGRNLPAASMVPGLIGMTVLFAASSVGPLIAPWERQAKTYERLLTTPVSLWHIVLGDVWAGFLYGLVISLVPLALGVLVFGALLFEPAVFLVTLFLAVYCFASLGALLAALPTDMPSNVMMLATLVRFPLLFVSGVFVPLEQMPAWGRSIALFSPLTYTMDLIRLAFGEQPQIGPQFDMTALVAFTALFLGSAYLLQKKGLSRVF from the coding sequence GTGTCTGCTGAAAAATCCTCTGGCAAGTTAACCCTCATTGAACACTGGATGCTTTCCCTTGCGATTGCTAAAAAAAATGCGAAGATCTATTATCTCAAGCCGCCGGTGTTGATCTTCGGCCTTCTTTTCCCGGTTTTTATGTTTCTCGCCTTTGCGGTGGGCCGCAACCTGCCTGCCGCCAGCATGGTTCCCGGGCTGATTGGGATGACGGTTTTGTTTGCGGCCTCTTCGGTGGGACCGCTGATTGCCCCCTGGGAAAGGCAGGCTAAAACTTACGAGCGCCTGCTGACCACCCCTGTCTCCCTGTGGCACATTGTCCTGGGTGATGTCTGGGCCGGCTTTCTCTACGGCCTGGTTATTTCCCTGGTTCCCCTGGCGCTGGGAGTTCTTGTTTTTGGAGCGCTGCTTTTTGAACCGGCTGTTTTTCTTGTTACTTTGTTTCTGGCGGTTTACTGTTTTGCCTCGCTTGGTGCCTTGCTCGCAGCCCTTCCGACGGACATGCCGTCGAACGTGATGATGCTGGCTACACTGGTCCGGTTTCCGCTGCTCTTTGTGAGTGGGGTCTTTGTTCCTCTCGAGCAAATGCCGGCCTGGGGCCGCTCCATTGCCCTTTTTTCGCCTCTTACATATACCATGGATTTAATCCGCCTTGCGTTCGGGGAGCAGCCCCAGATTGGACCGCAGTTTGACATGACGGCTCTTGTCGCCTTTACGGCATTATTTCTGGGAAGCGCCTATCTTCTTCAAAAGAAAGGTCTTTCCAGAGTGTTCTAG